From a single Populus nigra chromosome 18, ddPopNigr1.1, whole genome shotgun sequence genomic region:
- the LOC133678189 gene encoding glucan endo-1,3-beta-glucosidase-like encodes MGKPLASFSSSIVSTILLLASAFNILGVEGSIGVNYGTVADNLPPPAQVAHFLLESTIINRVRLFDTNTEIIQAFAHTGIAITITVPNDQIPHLTNLGFAQEWVKSNVQPYVPATNIVRILVGNEVISNENKLSVASLVPAMKALHAALVGASLDHRIKISTPHSLGILSSSSPPSTGKFRQGYATRILKPLLRFLRATNSPFMINPYPFFGFSADTLDYALFRPNSGVFDENTKLSYTNMLDGQLDAVFSAMKLLGFSDIEIVIAETGWPSQGESSQPGVDAESAAQYNRNLMQHVTSGAGTPLMPNRTFETYIFALFNEDLKPGPPSERNFGLFQPDMTPVYNIGILRPKAKSSIPTSPAPVSPGPGGPKEKIWCLPKTGADVEALQRNIDYVCGLEAEYCKPIQEGGECFLPNTVKAHAAFAMNAYYQGTEKNDYDCDFEQTAAISNVNPSYGNCKY; translated from the exons ATGGGGAAACCCTTggcttcattttcttcttcaatagtCTCCACTATTTTGCTTCTTGCCTCGGCTTTCAACATTCTAG GGGTGGAAGGAAGCATTGGAGTCAACTATGGCACGGTGGCTGACAACCTGCCTCCACCAGCACAAGTAGCCCATTTTCTTTTAGAATCCACCATTATCAACCGTGTTAGGCTCTTCGATACGAACACCGAAATTATACAAGCCTTTGCTCACACTGGCATTGCAATCACCATCACTGTCCCCAATGATCAAATTCCTCATCTTACCAATCTAGGTTTTGCACAAGAATGGGTGAAATCCAATGTCCAGCCTTATGTGCCAGCCACCAATATCGTCCGAATTTTAGTTGGCAATGAAGTTatatcaaatgaaaacaaactGTCTGTAGCAAGCTTGGTTCCAGCAATGAAAGCACTTCATGCAGCTTTAGTTGGTGCATCATTAGACCATAGAATCAAAATCTCTACCCCTCACTCTTTAGGCATTCTCTCAAGTTCAAGCCCACCATCCACTGGAAAATTTCGACAGGGCTACGCTACACGTATTCTTAAACCATTGCTTCGCTTCCTTAGAGCTACCAATTCACCTTTCATGATTAACCCTTATCCATTTTTTGGTTTCTCTGCTGATACTCTTGATTATGCATTGTTTAGGCCTAATTCAGGGGTGTTTGATGAAAACACCAAACTTTCTTACACAAACATGTTGGATGGGCAACTTGATGCAGTCTTTTCAGCAATGAAACTTCTTGGTTTTAGTGATATTGAGATTGTCATCGCCGAAACCGGGTGGCCATCGCAGGGAGAATCATCACAACCTGGTGTTGATGCAGAAAGTGCAGCTCAATACAATAGGAATCTAATGCAGCATGTAACATCCGGTGCTGGCACCCCCCTCATGCCCAACCGGACGTTTGAAACTTACATTTTCGCACTTTTTAATGAAGATCTCAAACCAGGGCCTCCTAGCGAGAGGAATTTCGGATTGTTCCAGCCAGACATGACTCCGGTGTACAATATTGGAATCCTAAGGCCAAAG GCTAAATCATCCATTCCTACGAGTCCTGCACCGGTGAGTCCAGGGCCAGGAGGGCCTAAAGAGAAGATTTGGTGCCTTCCTAAAACAGGAGCAGATGTGGAGGCTCTGCAGAGAAACATTGATTATGTGTGTGGGCTGGAAGCGGAGTACTGCAAACCTATTCAAGAAGGTGGTGAGTGCTTCCTGCCTAATACAGTGAAAGCACACGCAGCATTCGCCATGAATGCATACTATCAAGGCACAGAAAAGAATGACTACGATTGCGATTTCGAACAAACCGCAGCCATCTCCAATGTGAATCCAA GCTATGGAAATTGCAAGTATTGA